In the genome of Arctopsyche grandis isolate Sample6627 chromosome 13, ASM5162203v2, whole genome shotgun sequence, the window agaatatctgtgatagggcaacaaaaatccttggattcgtaatccgtaattcgtccgaactagggctcactgccattcgtctcttatattgtacattagttcgcagtgtgctcgagtttggctccattatatggtctccctatcaacttcgttactctctaatgttggaacgagtccaaaggaaattccttagatttttaaatctgaagacatttggattttatccatatctgttccctagtgcctttgtcttgggatctttgggtttcaactccctggcaaagagaagagatttatttcttgggaaacatttcgtaaaattacttagaggagagattcacaatcccactatcctggagaaactaaaattctgggcctcggaaaatcgtagagttttaagaaaacatgatatatttttgccaattagggctaaatcaaacgtgctcatgaactcccccctcccgagagctgttcgactccttaacttactggcacattacttggacctattcgatgccagttatgttgagttggtggaacacatcctaaatagcacgatataaatttttcaatcttatttctttgtttttattttgtgtacatattttttacttgatttttattatttttcatgatgtttttttttatttatgatttttattattatggaggatgaacgaatgagacgactggcatgttaatgcacgtgtttattatatgacagctgaagacagagtgagtagcagctctccgaacccagccgggttggtccccactcgcaggaaggcaaccaaactcgaccatgtcgtataagcgagccgccacatcactccccccccagcatcagcgataccaaaattacaaagaaacaaattttacaaaagaaaaaaattattacgtggggagaaaaaaaaaattgttgacgtgggtcatccgctgtgtacataggtgtaccgccctgaatggtcggtagattcgagggcggtgacgtcgcgagcaggacggtgggtggtccgatggtcgcgccgatgcgatgctgcggcggcgccgctcttccgaggctgatgtcggttggtggggcggcgggggcggcaggggcatcgatgtggttgatgatactccgagctggactgtgagtcgttgtggctcgtggaggtgttgtagcgctgccgcccgtctcggcgtgacgacgctcgtggggacggacggggccttgatgatgatgatgatgatggtgctgaggtggtgtatgtcttgtggtgctggatgaccgttctatgtgtagtggatcgcgcatgactccacatccagctgtcaagatcgtcgtctcattcgctcccccattttgtaagcacctgtcatcgacgttgtggctggacgtcggtaggtaggtaggtagccgtgtctgctcgtttattgtcacccgcgggccgcggcgtgctgtgttgatggcgatgggggcgcggcgggtagctctcccgcctggctcggcgaggcagggatgagcggcagttgaaattgatcgaggctgcgtggctcgatgtcgggggtcaccagtatggaggatgaacgaatgagacgactggcatgttaatgcacgtgtttattatatgacagctgaagacagagtgagtagcagctctccgaacccagccgggttggtccccactcgcaggaaggcaaccaaactcgaccatgtcgtataagcgagccgccacattatttttttatgttttttttttatttatggttttttttgtaatttttatgatttttattatttgtattataatcacattgacgctttggggcaacctgtcaagtctctgtggtattgatttttttaaataaaataaaataaaataaaatatccagagaccgctgaacgacatacttttgcccaaatataatacctttgtacaataattaggcaaacaataaaactttattaaaacaagcacaacagtgtttcgttaggcagggatacggtcaacacatacctaccccgcctacaacaacctatatttatagtcgaaaacgcgataacaaaatccgcaaaaaataaaaaatccgcGATAACAaaagccgcgtacagggcatgttcgctaaatttggtgacgcgggcaaagggttaacggatgtgaaggttttttttattaatgtgatTTAAGTTTTCACACAGGCAGAAAAACTCTAGGCGTGGCCCTGCAAACAAGCAATATTTTCCCACTACAAATGAACGTATAGAGATCATTTATATCGGAAAATAATGATACAAATGTAATCTTGGACAGTTGTTAGAAGTGTCCCTGTATGATGCGATGTTACGTTGGCTGCATTGAGGGTGGGAGGGTCGTGCATTGACAGTCGGTTCGTGTCACCGATACTGCCATTGCCACTACCAATACTACTACCACTACCACTATCACTGTCACTGTCACTGTCACTGCATTGCAGTTCAAGTTCATTGCCGGAAGCCCAGCTGAGTGCGATGGCGGCCGAGATAAAGCCGGTGGGGCGCGGCGGGGGCGGAGGCTCCGGCTCgggggcggcggcggcggcgggcGCTCGACCTCAGCTCATCAACAAACTGGAAGGCTGCCAAGACGACATCAGCGCCGCTGCCATCATCCCAGGAGAAGACGGGCTCATCAGCGTCTGCGACGACAagtacacacacccacacacccacacacacgcACCACGTATTCACACTATTATATCCCCATGTGAAATGATTCATTGTACAACTTTGCGCATTGCAGAACTGTCAGAGTGTGGTTGAAACGGGACTCTGGCCAGTATTGGCCTAGTATATGCCAAACGATGCCTTCTGGTTGCACTTCTATGTTTTACACCCCCGAAACCCGCCAGCTCTTCATCGGCCAAGAGAACGGCACCGTATCCGAGTTCTTATTAGCTTCAGACTGTAACAGAATCACTCCGGTAAGATTCCACTCGGGTTCAAACTAGACTTTCGGTTTGccttgttgttgttgttgttgttgttgttgttgttgactCATTCGGAAGTGTTTCGTTTCAGGTTAAAGAATATTTGGCGCACACGTCTCGCGTCACCGGAGTCATTTTTGCCCTGTCTTGTGAGTGGGTACTCTCCGTCGGGAGAGATAAACTGTTTTCAATTTATTGCAGCGAAACCGGACGAAAACTAGGAGGTTACACTTTTGAAGCTTGGTGTACAACTCTACAGTAtcctttgtttatttgtttttataaaatttgttgtaTTAAGATAAGGTTCATATTGTAAGTTTAAATATTTCGCCTTAACATTTGCCTTCAGATTTGATTCCCAAGCCAAATTAGCCTTCATTGGAGATTATAGTGGTCAAATAAGTATGTTGAAATTAGATAACAATGGTGTACGCTTAGTCACTACTTTAAAGGGGCATTCAgggtaaataaaattatttatatatattataatatgcataaaatgttatttgaatataaatatttgaacaaaataTATCTACTTTTTCACGATAGATCTGTAAGAGCTTTAACGTGGGCTCCTTTACCTCAGCTTTTATTTAGTGGATCTTTCGATCAATCGGTAATAGTATGGGATATTGGAGAACAACGTGGTACAGCATACGAATTACAAGGACATAGGTATAAATATAGACTATTTGCTGAATATTTAATCAACGGTTAATAGTATGTTCAAGATGTATTTCATTGTATTTAGTAATAAAGTCACCGGATTGTGCTATTCGGGTGGTTCGAGAAAATTGATATCAGCGAGCGCCGATGGGACCATTGGATGTTGGGACATGACTGCGTCTAGACGAGAAACTCCCGCTTGGCAAGAAGCCGACACTTGCAGTCTATGTCATAAACCGTTCTTTTGGAACTTGCGAGCCATGATGGATCAGCGACAATTGGGTATGCATTGGTTTACAAAATCAATAGAACGTCTCGTTCGGTGGTTTAATTTTGTTGAATGATTTCCAGGATTACGCCAGCATCATTGCAGATGGTGTGGCAATGCTGTGTGTGATACTTGTTCGCCCAGTCGACTGCCGCTTCCCATTATGGGATTTGAATTTCCCCAACGTATTTGCAACGGATGTTATAATACGTTGAAAGACGAACCgtatgctgttttttttttatgctttGAACTGTTTACTTTTATGGTAAATTATTCTTATTCGtgtgtatttgaatttttaggCGCGAATCTCTTGCAACCTTCCACGATGTAAAACATAGTGTTGTTCACATGTTCCTTGATGAATCTACAGGTAGACTGTGCACAACCGGACACGACCGCGTGATTAAACTTTGGGAAGTTTCGCCACTCTTAGCCacaaatgttaattgatataaaaaatcatacgaattatttatcaaaaattccataatattatattattgtaaaaaattatcctttcgatttataatttttttttataaacatgtaaaaatttaaaaattactcaTTATTTCTTAgtcatttttactattattatacggtataaaatgatttaaaaatacctACCTAGTCTCAGGTGCTGAGAATGTCTAATTTTTGGTTTTCTTTTTATgtggcatttttatttttacaatagtTAAGTGTAAGCACATGtttctatttaatttcatatttgtgAAATCATGAAAAATTGTTCATAATTTAAGTGTGTAATTCTAAACCTGGCCGCTAGTTGGCATCTGCATTAACAAATATATTGTTATCATTTTAAATGTTACAcaataaacaaatttacaataacatgaatacatacatttttatgtatattattcgatTGGATTTGtagaatttcattgaaaaatgaaaCAGTTCGTGTAATATATCTCTTCATTAGCTGTAAATAATATCTTGGGTGATGTCCGAATACGAAAATTAATCTTACAAGActgtttgtatattatatatctatattttaaatattgtattattggtacatacatacgtatgtacaagaaaatattattaaacaaaaaaaaaagaaaatgaattcTTTTCACTCTTATATGTATTACGGTGCAAGATTGTAatctaattatttatatatttatgagtTAAACTATTTCACTGCTATTGTGTAAAATTAAACTTTCGGATATTTTGCCTTTTTTTAGGAAATCTATTCAGAATTCATCAAATACTAGCTAGGATGAGATTACTTTGTagcatatcattttttttttagttttgaaacttattatatatgcaataaaataaagcttaagATGTTTTTGATagtcaaattttacaaaaattatttttttgaagtcttatgtttaattttagcatttaaattttcatgcaTATTGAATATTGGTTATTTAACATGTGTACATTCCTTTTCCAATGATTGTGTGgttatatgaatttaattttgcgATGAATTTGGgcgcatatgtatttttttgttttttgatgtTGGCGTTATAGAGCCTTTGACAATCGGATCGATTACTTTTCATACCTTGGATGCCTTATTTTTGTTTCGATGTATTGTTAAAATAGTAATTTgacaataaaattacattgaTATTGTATATTGCCAATTAAATTGCCCTCGATCAACAACTTAAACTAAACACCTTAtctttttatatgtgtataatattatatatatgtatatatatatatatatatatatatatatatatatatatatatatatatatatatatatatatatatatatatatatatatatatatatatatatatatatatatatatacatatatgtttatatatatatatatatatatatatatatatatatatatatataatatttcgagtTGCATCCacttaatgtttttatttttgtataaaaataatttgtatacaatatgtGGTATTTGTTTTTGACACTTAAGTGCATATGTGTATTCTAAAATAGTTCTTTACGTTCATTCAATATGCAAATCAAAAGCTTTAAACATctgctttattaaaaaaatatataagtaaaaTCGCATTactgtttttattgtattataacaaATTATGTCTGCAATAAACGcaaattattaaaagaattgatttattatttttcttttttttaaacataaatgggagtatttgaaatattaatttaaaaaatggcaTTATTacagtgtaattattttttttttttttgttaatatttggaCTCAAATTATACAACATGAATCATTGAGATCAAAAATTGTACGTATGTTTTACtgttaaaatgcaaaaatagcgccattttcaaaatcaacatgacattttcatacaaaaatacttaaaattaaagTATACACATTTGAACACATTGTGTTAACATTCATTGAAacataattcaatattaaaattaaaatagataacTAATTCTCTATAAGTGATTAAacacataatatattacaaatctCATAACCGCAATATTGATAATAACTTAACTTATTATATTCTGTTATATTTTGAGTTCTTACACAATTGCCAATGAATTTTCATaatcacatatataatatcgctattctgtgtggctgtgtgtatctgagataaagctcgccatactataatagtcgtttcgattcgacatatatatgtatatatacatacgtcacagctaaaccactgaatgaaattacgaaagaaaaaacttctatatatactgtttgctaccaatgttttctctaAGCAAATTAGTATCAGAATATTtaacgccatctattgaaaatgtattcaattaattaattaatttctcatTGTTTATATgttggtaggtaggtagtttttacaattttttttcatattaaacaattaaatataaatatatatgggaTCCATGAATGTGTGCGGGACGATGTTCAAAGTCAAAGTTTTACCAACTCGTTTAATGTCTCACTTCGGGCTCGGCCATTGTCGACAGCCACAGTCTTAccaacttaaaatattctcagTCATACCAATCccacatatatttaaaaggtatttgaaaaaaattggacatttcatCGGATACAATActagttttaaaataatattaaatgtcaAGTCATGTTCTTTTGCATAAAATAAAGATATGCCTATAACAACGAATTTAATAAACGATACCTTTATTGTATAGAAAATGCTTGTAATaagttaataaattataataatacacaatacatataaataacatgGACATTTTAATCAAATCCGCAAATTTGATATGAATTTGATTGAGCTTCAATATCAAACCTAAGTTTTAGGAACATGTCTACTTAAActactaataaataaattattttacttattttcaataagttttgtcatttcatgtaaatattgaatgactagattaaaaaatatacataaaaactaAACTTGGGGAAGCAATCACTGAGGTAATTGGTTGTCAGAACATATacctttatcaaattatattgtGGCAATGATGTTGAGAGCATTCGTCCGGACATGAAAATGTATCTTGTGGAACACACAATTGTCCGTTGAACACTTTATTAGCATCGCACTCTAGAGTTGTCTTCCTTTTTTCTATGCATAAATGGTACGACCTACACCGGGATGGTAGATCTAAAAAGAATCCATTTCTTTCACAAGTGATAGCATTAGTGGAGCAATTCTTCTCAATGCAAGTATTTAACCCATCGAATATTTTGTTTGTTGGACACGTGTGATAAGACGAGACTTTGTAATTTGTACATTTGAAATATTGCCTGCATTTTGTGGCATCTTTCACGTAATAGCCGTCGGGCTTGTACGCGCAAACATTTCCACTCTTGCTATTCGGACATTGATATTCTTTTGGGTTAACGCATCCTTGTCCGTTGAATATTTTACTGCCGGAACATTGAAGTGTAGTTAATTTCTCATCGCTGTCACAGAAGAAGTATTTCCTACAGTTTGTTTTTACATCTTGGTGATAGCCATTAGACTTTCCTTCACAATCGTCCGAGTGATACGGGCATTTGTAACTGTCTTTATCTACACACTTCTCGCCATCGAATGCTTGGCCAATGTCACACAAGTAGATTATCTTATTGCCTCCAGAGCACATGTAATAGCCTCTGCAACCACCACTCGTCTGCTGGTAGAATCCGTCTCCTTTAAAGTCACAAGAATCCTTTTCTAGGCTGGGACAAGTGTACAAACCTTCATGCACACATTGCTCTCCAttgaatatttgatttgatGGACATGAAAAGTCAATGCGCATATCTTTCCAGCAATGATAGTAATTTTTACAATCGGATCCCCGTGATCTGTCCTGGTGGTAGCCTGACGACCTCTGTGTGCAACCAGACCATAGCACAGGCCCTTCACAGCGAAATTCTTCTTTGCTTACACAAGTGGTTCCATTCCACACCTGACTTTCATGGCAAAAATCTTTTAACATTACTTCCCCAGAGGAGCAGTAATAGAAAATGCGACAATCTTTAGGATCCCTGTGATATCCGTCACGTCGATTCAAACAAGGATTCTCCCTAAGCATAACGGGACACGAATAAAATGCTGGAGATACGCACATCTGTCCATCGAAAATGGTTCCATCAAAGCATGCAGTTCTCAATAAACTACTGTGGTTTTGACAATAGACATATTCCCTACATCCAGATGCTAAATCTACATGAAAACCATCAGCCAAAGCAGTACATTCATCAACGCAAGGTGTTACATCTTCTGGCGAGCATTTCTGTCCATCGAAACGCATGGAAAGTGGACATTGTAGAGTTCCTTGGGTTTCTCCATCTTTGCAGAGTATATAATCCCTACAATTGACTCCAGGAATTGGGTGTGTTCCGTCCGGAAGTGCCCAACATCGATCACTACTAGCGAATGGAAATGCTACAGCTGTTGTTCTGGGACTTGGACATTTTCCTGTCGAGATAGTACCTGGACTTTCGACCGCCTTCAACTTTCCTCCGGAGCACAAAAGAAATCTCTGACAAGTTTGTGTACTATCAGGATATTTGCCATCTGTTAATCCCGTGCAGACTGGTTCATAGCAAACTCCTCCTGAACGAGTGCACTCCTGCTTTGTGAAGTTGAACCAAGATCCACCAGGACAAGCGAGTTCGATGGCTGTGCCCTTTTCACATTTGTAATAAAAGTGGCACTGGGTCCCTGGAGCTGCGTAGAATAAAGTATCTTCCGAGTGGCAGAAATGTTGCACACATGGTGTGCTACCTTTAGGAAGACATTGCCGAGCTGCACTGCTGAAAGTGGATCCTTCTGGACAAGAGTAATATCCAGTGACAGCACCCTCTTGGCACTTGAAGTAATCCTGACATTCGCTGGTGTAATTTGCGACCAAACCCTCACCACGGCATTCATTGTTTAATGCTCCGGTAACACTGGAGATtcctacaaataaatatataatttttattatcattaaatttcgattatgattttcgtataattttattataaattaaataataataaataacatacacatgcatagtatatatataatcatatatgcagaataaaattatataaacaaaccAATGATCGTTTACGATGttgaaaatcaataaattagGTAAATTAAAAACCACTCTCATATTGCTACAACCggattttgttacatttatttatatttatctaataaattataatgttatattaatatactAATTGGagaaattatacataattttacattaaattttcaaaatagtatacaaaattaaaagggaataaatcaattattatcCTCTACGAATtctgattatatttttttacaatttttttaaatctttttttgtattaataagCCTCTTTTTACTAAATATAGTATATTGTAGACTCCTGTTTAGTTTTTTAAATTAGggaattattttaacataatattataatacaaaaattaaactcTTATCTTAAAGTCaggataaatgaaaaaatatatatacacagcaGAATTGAACCAAATCGacttcaataaaatatgtataaatatatttctttctcttttttcttttataagacattcccttctttgttgttttttataatttgtaattattattattagttgtttgtttatatatatgttttgttattgttatgtctaatttctttagttattattttgtttcttttcttttctgttatatttttgaccattttggcgcattaggaattcctgtaatgctacaatggtccaaactttaaataaataattaattaatatcctTTACTAACAAGCCGtaactaaataatttaaaattccatctaaattaatttgaaaatttaaccaTGCTTCATTTTGGCTTGAAGATGTcatcgaaaaatgtttcagttttatttcgaataaaaataacaaaaacaaaatctgAAAGTTTCCGTTTCTTATAATATGTTGCATAATTCAATAGAATGCCACTATtatttagaattaaaataaataaatactggaAAATGAGAAGTTACTATTTTCAGAATAAGTAtcgaaatattcatacatatgttgaaataGACTTGTCTACTGTCCCACCAGTCACTCCAAGAAGAGACAACTAACTCTAACCGACAACATTGTGGAGGGCTATCGACTGTAAACTTTTAAGCGGAACTCCTTCCCAACGGTGATGGTCTCACCTTGCCGATGGCCATAAGGAAGTAGCACCAGCAGAAGCGGTTTTATGGCATTTGGTGGCTCTTCAGCGGTTGTCGTGGAGTGCTCGTTGAACTTTGACAAGTCACGAGCGAGACAATGGGGCTCCGACCCGGACACCAATCAACCCAGATCAGATTTATTTGGCGCCACCTTTGCCCATCCATCCTCGACCACCACACCGATGGCCGCTTAATTGCCACGTCGGCAATAAATTGGCTACAAGTGCCGAAGCTCGCAGCTGGACGCCGCAGACTACGACCACCGATCGGCGCTTCCCGTTTGGAAAAGCCCAACTTGATCTTACTTAACCACCAATCTTTGCCAACATAGAGACTCTCGAGGAGTTTGAAATTTCCCACTCAACCTCATTCAAAAATACTCATAAATCCATActtaacacattcagcccggcgcatgatttcatacatttgcccgtGTGGCGGCACTGTCAGGCGTATCAgcacccaattacgcgtgacggcattaaatcactttatataatgagtagtcaccggacccagaaggtgccgcgtattattcaaaggttgtaaatgcattgttaaaggtttgccgaaccatttttacaaaggatttacaacaatggaacaatggatagcactgtgactatcctacctctaataatgagttgtccctaaatctttagagCTTTATAGGAATTAtagtgttggggtgctcaatgaagtggaaccgtaaaattatagtctgtTATAGCACTAGccgcgtggccaccggtggcacacgccgggttgaacgtgttaagTGTAGCTGCTCCACCATATTAACACGTCGTCTTGAGAAAGGTACCTACTTATTAAATGATTGTTACAAAGTCTTTAGGAGATAAAATAGAGTAATGAAAGATAGAGcaatatattgtaacgtgggaacattatGGGGATTATCCACCGCctaaagtgcattcgggggctaACAATGGAAacccccgaattggcctagCGGGACTCTAAGTGGTCGGTAGAATTCCTAGAACCCTGAGAACGTGAGAGCGCGAGAGTGAGAGACTTacttaaaactgtacgtgcATAGACAATGAAGAAAAATCGGGGAAGTTGTAGTGAGCGACTTGccttttataaggaggtactaaggccatatcagattattctggaacaaacgctggctgcgcgtggacctcctgaatcagtcaatgaatgctgtgaagcgactttggaatttcatttggatcctcaacccacccctacgcaacaatattatataaaatatgtggacatttttataaaagaaccatcttaaaaaaatcaaattaatctgatattttattttttagttcaattttgaattctatACTTCAGACTAGagcaatttcatttttttctcatagataTTTTGTTCACGAAGGACAGTATCTTGTTACAATAACTATTGTGCTACATTTATATGACACACCTATACCTCACTAATATATCTAGTTA includes:
- the Wdfy2 gene encoding WD repeat and FYVE domain containing 2, encoding MAAEIKPVGRGGGGGSGSGAAAAAGARPQLINKLEGCQDDISAAAIIPGEDGLISVCDDKTVRVWLKRDSGQYWPSICQTMPSGCTSMFYTPETRQLFIGQENGTVSEFLLASDCNRITPVKEYLAHTSRVTGVIFALSCEWVLSVGRDKLFSIYCSETGRKLGGYTFEAWCTTLQFDSQAKLAFIGDYSGQISMLKLDNNGVRLVTTLKGHSGSVRALTWAPLPQLLFSGSFDQSVIVWDIGEQRGTAYELQGHSNKVTGLCYSGGSRKLISASADGTIGCWDMTASRRETPAWQEADTCSLCHKPFFWNLRAMMDQRQLGLRQHHCRWCGNAVCDTCSPSRLPLPIMGFEFPQRICNGCYNTLKDEPRESLATFHDVKHSVVHMFLDESTGRLCTTGHDRVIKLWEVSPLLATNVN
- the LOC143921241 gene encoding chitin-binding domain protein cbd-1-like — its product is MMKYGGISLSAILLVYTGISSVTGALNNECRGEGLVANYTSECQDYFKCQEGAVTGYYSCPEGSTFSSAARQCLPKGSTPCVQHFCHSEDTLFYAAPGTQCHFYYKCEKGTAIELACPGGSWFNFTKQECTRSGGVCYEPVCTGLTDGKYPDSTQTCQRFLLCSGGKLKAVESPGTISTGKCPSPRTTAVAFPFASSDRCWALPDGTHPIPGVNCRDYILCKDGETQGTLQCPLSMRFDGQKCSPEDVTPCVDECTALADGFHVDLASGCREYVYCQNHSSLLRTACFDGTIFDGQMCVSPAFYSCPVMLRENPCLNRRDGYHRDPKDCRIFYYCSSGEVMLKDFCHESQVWNGTTCVSKEEFRCEGPVLWSGCTQRSSGYHQDRSRGSDCKNYYHCWKDMRIDFSCPSNQIFNGEQCVHEGLYTCPSLEKDSCDFKGDGFYQQTSGGCRGYYMCSGGNKIIYLCDIGQAFDGEKCVDKDSYKCPYHSDDCEGKSNGYHQDVKTNCRKYFFCDSDEKLTTLQCSGSKIFNGQGCVNPKEYQCPNSKSGNVCAYKPDGYYVKDATKCRQYFKCTNYKVSSYHTCPTNKIFDGLNTCIEKNCSTNAITCERNGFFLDLPSRCRSYHLCIEKRKTTLECDANKVFNGQLCVPQDTFSCPDECSQHHCHNII